A stretch of the Rhinoderma darwinii isolate aRhiDar2 chromosome 3, aRhiDar2.hap1, whole genome shotgun sequence genome encodes the following:
- the LOC142750757 gene encoding olfactory receptor 1468-like has protein sequence MKVHEVNSTTVIEFLLLGFPALNDYKFTFFSIIFFMYCMTICENLLIILLVSTSQRLHSPMYFFLGHLALSDIILVSSVVPKMLDIIIKEGSYISFVECFAQFYLYGGTVCAECFLLTAMSYDRYLAICKPLHYISIMSVKLRYSLIISSWVLSFILALISLVLVWDLDFCGLNVINHFFCDFAPLLELSCSDTTIMDVEIIVLSVPIVLLPFMFIIITYVCIFITIFGISSTSGRQKTFSTCSSHLVVVSTYYGSMLTIYMVPYRGHSMTINKFVSLVYIVLTPFLNPVIYSLRNKEIQSSVVIYLIVCGKKILLW, from the coding sequence ATGAAGGTACATGAAGTCAACTCTACGACCGTCATTGAGTTTCTTCTACTGGGATTTCCAGCCCTGAATGATTACAAGTTTACTTTCTTCTCTATTATTTTCTTCATGTATTGTATGACTATATGTGAAAATCTTTTGATCATTTTACTGGTGTCCACAAGCCAACGTCTCCATTCTCCAATGTATTTCTTCCTTGGACATTTAGCATTGTCAGACATTATCCTTGTATCAAGTGTTGTCCCTAAGATGCTGGATATTATCATAAAGGAAGGGAGTTATATATCTTTTGTTGAGTGTTTTGCTCAGTTTTACTTGTACGGGGGAACAGTCTGTGCCGAGTGTTTTTTGCTGACGGCCATGTCCTATGACCGATACTTGGCCATCTGTAAACCACTACATTATATCTCAATAATGAGTGTCAAGCTTAGATACAGCCTGATCATCTCGTCCTGGGTACTCAGCTTTATATTAGCGCTTATTTCACTTGTACTTGTATGGGACTTAGACTTCTGTGGGCTGAATGTTATTAACCATTTCTTTTGTGACTTTGCCCCTCTCTTAGAACTTTCTTGCTCAGATACAACTATTATGGATGTTGAAATTATTGTCCTCTCTGTTCCAATAGTTTTGTTACcttttatgtttattattataaCGTATGTCTGtatttttatcactatttttGGAATTTCTTCCACATCAGGCAGGCAAAAAACGTTCTCCACTTGTAGCTCTCACTTGGTGGTTGTTTCTACCTATTATGGGTCCATGCTGACTATCTACATGGTCCCTTACAGAGGACACTCTATGACTATTAACAAGTTTGTTTCCCTTGTCTATATTGTACTGACCCCCTTTCTAAACCCGGTTATATACAGTCTAAGAAACAAAGAGATTCAGTCATCTGTAGTTATATATCTAATAGTTTGTGGCAAGAAAATACTCTTGTGGTAG